One stretch of Candidatus Melainabacteria bacterium DNA includes these proteins:
- a CDS encoding 4a-hydroxytetrahydrobiopterin dehydratase, with translation MSLSEKTCQPCRGEATALSTTEIVPLLAQLDGWQCEDDKKIVKSFRFDNFQEALDLATKVGAIAQKENHHPDLIVRWGELRVEIWTHASRGLTENDFILAAKIDRCASRN, from the coding sequence TTGAGTTTGTCAGAGAAGACCTGTCAGCCTTGTAGAGGTGAGGCAACTGCGTTGTCTACCACAGAGATTGTGCCACTGCTTGCGCAATTAGATGGTTGGCAATGCGAAGATGACAAGAAAATTGTGAAAAGCTTTCGCTTCGATAACTTTCAGGAGGCACTGGATCTGGCTACAAAGGTTGGGGCAATTGCACAAAAGGAAAATCATCATCCTGATTTGATTGTACGCTGGGGGGAGTTGCGGGTTGAGATATGGACTCATGCCAGTCGCGGACTGACGGAAAATGATTTCATTCTGGCGGCGAAAATAGACAGGTGTGCCAGTCGTAATTAA
- a CDS encoding NINE protein, whose product MTEPIQEQSPEPEKPLTDGEPFASMPIDFAVDAAVDAAAAASLAHEQSFDTTDLRPCPDCETLLEPWQLSCHNCGRLCAENAEAPVSVGEDEAYNTVELSQSYQDWLDRGHAALESENYGEAQNCFLEALARTKALPNQVMREIEVRKGLAKALEKLDKRGEATEQYMLLSQLNKDVVAEQSDEFAKRARQLSLSTMDILSSVDRHASFRPPVGSELKLAPLYCGQCKRILLESEVYHVRKGISLRVRCFCGAEGVPLVRSDAKHLRALKTASAVRERKSLLIQAASDQLPEGRRKQTAVILAAVLGGVGAHKFYLGEKVPGMIYLATCWSLIPIVMGWFDAINYSQMSRVTFNLMYNIELVLMRLPAEKEEDLKSDRSDVFSMEITASEPEDFVDQFSKESQT is encoded by the coding sequence ATGACAGAACCAATACAAGAACAATCGCCGGAGCCTGAAAAGCCGTTGACTGACGGTGAACCTTTTGCCAGCATGCCTATTGATTTTGCGGTCGATGCAGCCGTTGACGCTGCTGCTGCTGCATCGCTTGCACATGAGCAGAGTTTTGACACTACAGATTTGCGACCCTGTCCTGATTGCGAAACGCTCTTAGAACCCTGGCAGCTTAGCTGCCATAACTGCGGACGTCTTTGTGCCGAAAATGCTGAAGCTCCTGTTTCAGTTGGAGAAGATGAGGCATATAATACGGTCGAATTATCTCAGTCTTACCAGGATTGGTTAGACAGAGGACACGCCGCTCTCGAATCTGAGAATTACGGCGAGGCACAGAATTGTTTTCTGGAGGCGCTTGCTCGAACGAAAGCTTTACCTAATCAAGTGATGCGCGAAATTGAAGTGCGTAAGGGTTTAGCAAAGGCGCTTGAAAAGCTTGATAAGAGGGGCGAAGCAACAGAGCAATATATGTTGCTTTCTCAGTTGAACAAAGATGTCGTAGCAGAGCAGTCCGACGAATTTGCGAAGCGAGCCAGACAATTGAGTCTTTCTACAATGGATATCCTGTCGTCCGTAGATCGCCATGCCAGTTTCAGACCGCCGGTCGGCTCCGAATTGAAGCTAGCTCCACTCTACTGTGGTCAGTGTAAGAGAATATTGTTGGAGTCGGAAGTCTACCATGTACGAAAGGGTATTTCTTTGAGAGTGCGATGTTTTTGCGGGGCCGAAGGTGTACCTTTGGTTCGCAGTGACGCTAAACACTTGCGTGCGCTGAAAACAGCTTCGGCTGTGAGAGAGAGAAAGTCATTATTGATTCAAGCGGCATCTGATCAACTGCCTGAAGGGCGTCGCAAACAAACCGCTGTGATACTAGCGGCGGTGCTAGGCGGAGTGGGTGCTCATAAGTTCTATTTAGGCGAAAAGGTTCCTGGCATGATTTATCTGGCAACATGCTGGAGTTTAATCCCGATCGTCATGGGATGGTTCGACGCAATTAATTATTCTCAGATGTCCCGTGTCACTTTCAATTTGATGTATAACATCGAGCTTGTTTTGATGAGACTTCCAGCGGAGAAAGAGGAGGACCTCAAGTCCGACCGTTCGGATGTGTTCTCGATGGAGATTACTGCAAGTGAGCCTGAGGATTTTGTTGATCAATTTAGCAAGGAGAGCCAAACTTGA
- a CDS encoding HAD family hydrolase, which translates to MEQSFLKRESAVLTDGIGPGLQDAVTTTWSDLQQAKKDFADNPVKATSTFLEHHWQDAAMGAAITMANPRGLANAALMAYATRGLWESTASALYQASDPNADMSKVTGDLRNSVSHEGTAFLSSMPMAMVGGMAGKGAANAVFGKDMGAFDMVTGKVSGADVKANLWKIADTVQPPKLKLLVTDIDGTMGAFTDYFAPAVRENIAKISAEQKIPETEIYQKIGVVMDKYRSHDYPWSLEQSGLAEKFNMTAEEFTRQVVDPFWKNMDARRAELLKPFDGVTETLDTLRANGVRIMARSDAPYYIGLARLHTMDLARRMDEFYALETVPPKAEAFSDPKLMEYGAKRVADFMAADKPFEQTQVLSRSGEKPHMGNLKERMDDLNVRPSQTAMFGDSRIKDGGLAEAAGIKFFYAKFGAHPPTEYQNIFGRLASGRDAGPTTSLPDTMVPPKKVYPPIYKTAASYSDILELLNPKRDWSAIKDGVADNALVRPSFRPLAAYSLPFEKKDDR; encoded by the coding sequence ATGGAACAAAGTTTCTTAAAACGTGAATCGGCTGTCCTTACCGATGGAATTGGTCCCGGATTGCAGGACGCTGTAACGACCACATGGTCGGACTTGCAGCAGGCCAAGAAAGACTTTGCCGACAATCCTGTTAAGGCTACCTCGACCTTTCTTGAACATCACTGGCAGGACGCTGCCATGGGCGCCGCCATAACCATGGCCAATCCCCGGGGCCTGGCGAATGCCGCCCTGATGGCTTATGCCACCCGCGGATTATGGGAATCGACCGCCTCGGCGCTATATCAGGCCAGCGATCCCAACGCTGATATGAGTAAAGTCACAGGCGACCTGCGCAACAGTGTCTCTCATGAAGGAACGGCGTTCCTGTCGTCAATGCCAATGGCAATGGTAGGAGGAATGGCGGGCAAGGGTGCTGCTAATGCCGTTTTCGGCAAAGATATGGGCGCCTTCGACATGGTGACAGGAAAGGTATCGGGCGCTGATGTAAAAGCAAATCTATGGAAGATTGCAGATACGGTTCAGCCGCCAAAGTTGAAGCTTTTGGTTACTGATATAGATGGCACTATGGGTGCTTTTACTGACTATTTTGCGCCGGCTGTCCGTGAGAACATTGCCAAAATAAGCGCAGAGCAAAAAATTCCGGAAACTGAAATCTATCAGAAAATTGGTGTGGTCATGGACAAGTACCGCAGCCATGATTACCCGTGGAGCTTGGAGCAATCGGGTCTGGCAGAAAAATTCAATATGACTGCCGAGGAATTTACCAGGCAAGTGGTTGATCCTTTCTGGAAAAATATGGATGCGCGGCGCGCCGAATTGCTTAAGCCTTTTGACGGGGTCACCGAAACCCTCGATACTCTGCGCGCTAATGGAGTTCGCATAATGGCTCGTAGCGATGCTCCCTACTACATTGGTTTAGCCCGACTGCATACCATGGATCTGGCCCGTCGTATGGATGAATTCTACGCGCTTGAGACAGTGCCGCCTAAAGCGGAAGCATTCAGCGATCCGAAGTTGATGGAGTACGGTGCGAAACGCGTTGCAGATTTCATGGCTGCTGACAAACCGTTTGAACAGACTCAAGTTCTGTCGCGGTCCGGAGAAAAGCCTCATATGGGCAATCTGAAAGAGCGAATGGATGATTTGAATGTCAGACCAAGTCAGACAGCAATGTTTGGTGATAGCCGAATTAAAGATGGAGGCTTAGCGGAAGCTGCTGGAATCAAGTTCTTCTATGCAAAATTTGGCGCGCATCCGCCCACTGAATATCAAAATATTTTTGGCAGGTTAGCTTCTGGTCGTGATGCCGGTCCGACTACTTCTCTCCCAGACACAATGGTTCCGCCCAAGAAGGTATATCCGCCGATTTACAAAACAGCTGCCAGCTATTCGGACATTCTCGAGTTGCTAAATCCCAAGCGAGACTGGTCTGCCATCAAAGATGGTGTTGCCGACAATGCCCTGGTTCGACCTTCTTTTCGACCATTGGCAGCTTATTCGTTGCCTTTTGAGAAAAAAGACGATCGGTGA
- a CDS encoding chemotaxis protein CheW, whose protein sequence is MITRQKTPYLIFAIDDRKLAIELEVVEQVFSAVEITPLEGAPETILGLINVHGAIIVVLNVRKKLDLHQRSIELSDQIIMVNVDDRQLGLLVDDVVEVLQTDPQQFEAMVVPDETPSKPSQARQGFESDNTPIELYDLRNFLSEEEEKQLRQALQTAYKNL, encoded by the coding sequence ATGATCACTCGACAAAAAACGCCCTATCTAATCTTCGCAATCGACGACAGGAAACTAGCGATTGAACTGGAAGTTGTCGAGCAAGTCTTCTCAGCAGTTGAAATCACGCCGCTAGAAGGAGCCCCAGAAACAATTCTTGGTCTGATTAATGTTCACGGGGCAATAATCGTAGTTTTAAATGTTCGCAAAAAGCTTGACCTTCACCAACGTTCGATCGAATTATCAGATCAAATCATCATGGTAAACGTGGACGATCGACAGCTCGGTCTCTTGGTCGATGATGTTGTGGAAGTTCTACAGACAGATCCTCAACAGTTTGAGGCGATGGTGGTCCCTGACGAAACGCCCTCCAAGCCGTCGCAAGCAAGACAGGGTTTTGAAAGCGACAACACTCCCATTGAACTTTACGATCTCAGAAACTTCCTTTCGGAAGAAGAAGAGAAACAGCTGAGACAAGCACTGCAAACGGCGTATAAGAACCTTTGA
- a CDS encoding purine-binding chemotaxis protein CheW — translation MDKPFTRAEQENLQAMKKAVLKARARVLAKPHKRLEIKTDLLEVVEFVLSGEKYSVRTTDIREVHYLKNVTRIPSTPDFVVGVISLRGQIIVVIDILRFFELPGSEFSVFNKVIIVEKGDIVLGIIADEVTGVRQIEQSTIQPSLSSLAGKRARFLRGITTDGVTILDVEKVLKDKDLLVTEHVED, via the coding sequence ATGGATAAACCATTTACCCGAGCCGAACAAGAAAATCTACAAGCCATGAAAAAGGCTGTCTTAAAAGCCCGAGCACGCGTTCTTGCAAAACCCCACAAACGCCTGGAAATTAAAACAGACCTGCTGGAAGTCGTTGAATTCGTTCTATCCGGTGAAAAATATTCTGTGCGTACAACCGACATTCGTGAAGTTCATTACTTGAAGAATGTCACCCGTATACCCTCTACCCCAGATTTCGTGGTCGGCGTCATCAGCCTGAGGGGGCAAATTATAGTGGTAATCGATATTCTGCGATTCTTTGAACTGCCTGGTTCAGAATTCTCCGTTTTTAACAAGGTAATTATCGTAGAAAAAGGCGATATCGTATTAGGTATCATTGCTGATGAAGTGACTGGCGTGCGTCAAATCGAACAATCCACAATTCAACCGTCACTATCCAGCCTGGCGGGCAAAAGAGCAAGGTTTCTGCGAGGCATTACAACTGACGGTGTCACCATTCTTGATGTAGAGAAAGTGCTCAAAGATAAAGACCTGCTAGTGACGGAACATGTTGAGGACTGA
- a CDS encoding methyl-accepting chemotaxis protein: MFKNLATRHKLLISFSTMIFCILIIAGAACLALSAKSAGETAAQTSTQLLQIAADVDSAQMAIMSSNGDKREILGDLSDMSFDLRRKMAAQSNISDSSFSELEQAVSNYHQGLKQYTQLLQSGDAVGALKFANETQLKKCKAVHSLCSSIAKQQMITDRNERDTILLIACVGGLAVFFGIFCFMALCEEIAAPLQQLTLASQRLAAGDLGAQLPDSNRNDEVGSVVKAYTSMVISLRNISAAAQKVAQGDLRVEVQPRSDEDSLGKAFASMVENMSSATSQIKSAVEVLSNAVSNIMASVSDSASGATETATAVTETTTTVEEVRQTSHIANQKAKNVAESAQKSAQISTMGRKSTEETIQGMKRIREQMDLIADSMVRLSEKSQSIVEIIATVDDLAQQSNLLAVNASIEAAKAGELGRGFAVVAQEVKSMSDQSKHATAQVRKILGEIQQATSSAAMATELGSRAVDAAVTQSNQAGEAISTLASSVAESANAAAQIAVSSQQQLAGVDQVATAMLGIKDATAQNLIAIRRVEEATLTLQELGGTLKVLTKRYQL, translated from the coding sequence ATGTTCAAGAATTTAGCGACTCGACACAAGCTGCTTATCAGCTTTTCGACAATGATTTTCTGTATCTTGATCATTGCCGGCGCAGCTTGTTTGGCGCTCTCCGCCAAAAGTGCCGGAGAAACTGCAGCCCAAACGTCAACCCAGTTACTGCAAATAGCGGCCGATGTTGATTCTGCTCAAATGGCGATAATGAGCTCGAACGGCGACAAGCGCGAGATTCTTGGCGACCTATCCGATATGTCATTCGATTTGCGCCGGAAGATGGCAGCGCAATCAAATATTTCCGACTCATCGTTTTCAGAACTAGAACAAGCGGTTTCCAATTATCACCAGGGTCTGAAGCAATACACGCAACTACTGCAGTCAGGAGATGCAGTAGGAGCTCTAAAATTCGCTAATGAGACACAACTGAAAAAATGTAAAGCAGTGCACTCGCTGTGCAGCTCTATTGCTAAACAACAGATGATCACAGATCGCAACGAAAGAGACACTATCTTGCTCATCGCGTGTGTCGGAGGATTGGCAGTGTTCTTCGGAATCTTCTGCTTTATGGCATTGTGTGAGGAGATAGCTGCTCCCTTGCAACAATTGACGCTCGCCTCACAGCGGTTGGCAGCAGGAGATTTAGGAGCCCAACTGCCTGACTCCAATCGTAACGATGAAGTCGGTTCCGTTGTGAAAGCGTACACGAGCATGGTCATCTCGCTGCGAAACATCTCGGCTGCAGCGCAAAAGGTTGCTCAGGGCGATTTACGGGTTGAAGTCCAGCCCCGTTCAGACGAAGATTCGCTCGGTAAAGCATTCGCATCTATGGTCGAGAACATGTCATCAGCCACATCTCAAATCAAGTCTGCAGTTGAAGTGCTCTCCAATGCTGTCAGCAACATCATGGCTTCCGTCTCCGACTCCGCCTCGGGTGCAACAGAGACAGCCACGGCAGTGACAGAGACAACAACGACAGTTGAAGAAGTGCGTCAAACTTCACACATCGCCAATCAGAAAGCAAAAAACGTTGCGGAGAGCGCGCAGAAATCTGCTCAAATTTCGACAATGGGCCGAAAATCTACTGAAGAAACCATCCAGGGTATGAAACGTATACGCGAACAGATGGATCTGATTGCCGACAGTATGGTGCGGTTGAGCGAGAAGAGTCAGTCCATAGTAGAAATCATTGCGACAGTAGACGACCTGGCCCAACAATCGAACTTGCTTGCAGTCAATGCCTCAATCGAAGCAGCAAAAGCTGGCGAACTCGGTCGCGGATTCGCCGTTGTGGCCCAGGAAGTGAAAAGCATGTCCGATCAATCGAAACATGCAACAGCGCAAGTCCGCAAGATTCTTGGAGAAATTCAGCAGGCAACGAGTTCCGCGGCGATGGCAACAGAACTGGGCAGTCGAGCAGTAGATGCAGCAGTGACACAATCGAATCAAGCCGGCGAAGCTATCTCCACTCTGGCTAGCAGCGTTGCAGAATCAGCCAACGCGGCGGCGCAAATAGCTGTTTCGAGCCAACAGCAGCTAGCAGGAGTGGATCAGGTGGCCACTGCAATGCTCGGTATAAAAGATGCCACGGCTCAAAACTTGATTGCTATCAGGCGAGTAGAGGAAGCGACACTAACGCTGCAAGAACTTGGTGGAACGCTGAAAGTTTTGACGAAACGGTATCAACTCTAG
- a CDS encoding hybrid sensor histidine kinase/response regulator: protein MTSSEDAFLKKLRAAFVGEAHEQIEHISLGLSQLLSTTDDTERQRIVENTFRELHNMKGSARAVNLLSLEAVCQSLEDIFAQFKRSDREITAALLDTLHEVVDSLSIFLNSLETSESIEHSAALDNILETLSKLDRSEGSKAKSTDASISEDTPLPDWSDTIPTGKGEEESEQATKKKIEDESPESILDSFVFDSSWQESSTPGALFDIAETPPPATTAAPTGFNAVTAPTAALFEATSPMMASTIAESARESIRIPAARLDELLMRAEDMLSLKIMSRQHNSDLNNVGFRFDDFAREFSKIYADVRAARQMIDRDQATSEEIFIESVLTRVLEFLDSQQQQMSVLGAQLSNLQTSSLNDFRIASTTVETFLENTKKLLMMPASTMLELMPKMVRELSRELGKEVDLTINGGTIQLDKRVLSQVKDPLIHILRNSIDHGMEKPEVRLEAGKSRRGSLIISVMPEEGNTVEIVVTDDGAGINIEKIKTLAIKNGLLDTEKSKSMTDAEAIALIFQSSFSTSDTISEISGRGLGLAIAKENIEKLGGRLFVESRRGLGTSFRIKLPVTVATFRGVLIRCSDETLIVPTSDLERLIKVKREHVTISETSRIIKVEGREIPLLRLDDVLELPLSTASPSQHLVMVLRHSDSMCGFEIDEVLEEQEILVKKLSKPLVRVRNVAGVTVLGSGKPAAILNVSDLLKSARKISALKKHRQTPAAKVAGKRILIVDDTITARILMKNILESAGYLVKTANDGTEALKVLTREKFDMLLTDIEMPKMNGIELTAAVRKGGQKLPIILVTSMTDQKFRDEGTEAGADAFFVKSSFDQNNLLDVIKRLM from the coding sequence ATGACCTCCTCAGAAGACGCGTTTTTAAAGAAGCTACGGGCGGCCTTTGTTGGCGAAGCACACGAACAAATTGAACACATATCTTTGGGTCTATCGCAGCTTCTAAGCACCACTGATGACACCGAGCGTCAGCGCATCGTAGAGAACACCTTCAGAGAACTGCACAACATGAAGGGTTCTGCCAGAGCCGTTAATCTACTCAGCCTCGAAGCAGTCTGTCAGTCGCTTGAAGATATTTTCGCACAATTCAAACGCTCAGATCGAGAAATCACGGCGGCTCTGCTGGACACTCTCCACGAGGTCGTAGATAGCTTATCAATTTTCTTGAATAGTCTGGAGACTTCTGAATCGATCGAACACTCCGCAGCCCTCGACAATATTCTTGAGACGCTATCAAAGCTAGACCGTTCAGAAGGCTCAAAAGCAAAATCGACGGACGCGAGCATATCTGAAGACACGCCTCTCCCAGACTGGTCAGACACCATCCCCACAGGGAAAGGCGAAGAGGAGTCCGAACAGGCGACAAAGAAAAAGATCGAAGATGAAAGTCCTGAATCAATTTTGGACAGCTTCGTCTTCGACTCATCATGGCAAGAAAGCAGCACACCGGGAGCACTTTTCGATATTGCGGAGACTCCCCCTCCTGCCACGACCGCTGCTCCCACTGGATTCAACGCAGTAACTGCGCCGACCGCTGCCCTGTTTGAAGCGACATCACCGATGATGGCATCCACAATCGCAGAATCAGCACGCGAATCTATTCGCATTCCGGCAGCCAGACTGGACGAATTGTTGATGCGAGCCGAAGACATGCTCAGCCTGAAAATAATGAGTCGACAACACAACAGCGATCTCAATAATGTCGGCTTTAGATTCGACGATTTCGCAAGAGAATTTTCCAAAATATACGCAGACGTTCGCGCCGCTCGACAGATGATAGACCGAGACCAGGCAACTTCCGAAGAAATTTTCATTGAATCCGTACTGACCAGAGTGCTTGAATTTCTCGATTCACAGCAACAACAGATGAGTGTTCTGGGCGCTCAGCTTAGCAACCTGCAGACTTCATCTCTAAACGACTTTAGAATTGCAAGCACTACAGTAGAAACCTTTCTCGAAAATACCAAGAAACTTTTGATGATGCCGGCATCGACCATGCTCGAATTGATGCCAAAAATGGTGCGCGAACTGTCGCGAGAGCTGGGAAAAGAAGTGGATCTCACCATCAACGGCGGCACAATACAGCTCGACAAGCGAGTTCTATCTCAAGTGAAGGATCCACTCATACACATATTACGCAACAGCATAGACCACGGTATGGAAAAACCAGAAGTAAGATTGGAGGCGGGGAAATCCAGACGCGGGTCGCTCATCATCAGCGTCATGCCTGAAGAAGGCAATACAGTGGAAATTGTTGTCACCGATGACGGTGCGGGAATCAACATAGAAAAAATAAAAACATTAGCCATAAAGAACGGGCTGCTGGACACCGAAAAGTCAAAATCGATGACCGACGCAGAGGCAATCGCCCTGATTTTTCAGTCCAGCTTCTCCACAAGCGACACGATTTCGGAAATTTCTGGAAGAGGACTGGGACTGGCAATTGCCAAAGAAAACATCGAAAAATTAGGCGGTAGACTTTTTGTGGAAAGTCGCAGGGGACTGGGAACCAGCTTCCGAATCAAGCTTCCCGTCACGGTGGCTACCTTCAGAGGCGTATTGATCAGGTGCTCAGATGAGACCCTGATAGTTCCCACTTCAGACCTGGAACGACTGATTAAAGTTAAACGCGAACACGTGACGATAAGCGAAACGAGCCGAATCATAAAAGTTGAAGGACGAGAAATTCCTTTGCTCAGGCTCGACGATGTCCTGGAGCTACCACTTTCGACGGCAAGTCCGTCTCAACATCTGGTTATGGTGCTTCGACACAGTGATTCTATGTGCGGATTCGAAATAGATGAAGTCCTGGAAGAGCAGGAAATCCTGGTAAAAAAACTATCGAAACCGTTGGTGCGTGTGAGAAACGTAGCAGGTGTCACGGTTTTAGGATCAGGTAAACCAGCAGCAATTCTGAACGTCTCTGATTTGCTTAAATCAGCCAGGAAAATCTCAGCGCTGAAGAAACATCGCCAAACACCTGCAGCAAAGGTTGCCGGGAAGCGAATACTGATCGTTGATGACACCATCACAGCAAGAATTCTCATGAAAAACATTCTGGAGTCGGCAGGATACCTGGTCAAAACCGCCAACGATGGCACAGAAGCTCTAAAGGTTTTGACCAGAGAAAAATTTGACATGCTACTCACTGATATCGAAATGCCCAAAATGAATGGCATCGAGTTGACAGCAGCAGTCAGAAAAGGCGGTCAGAAGCTGCCGATCATTCTGGTCACATCGATGACCGACCAGAAATT